In Mixophyes fleayi isolate aMixFle1 chromosome 4, aMixFle1.hap1, whole genome shotgun sequence, the following proteins share a genomic window:
- the STOML1 gene encoding stomatin-like protein 1, giving the protein MWSQYKYKALPLGLDGSPPSQSAKSAASDTWLVWSGHIGITCLSFLCLIITLPISIWCFIKVVPVYERVVIFRLGRVRPARGPGLVLLLPLIDQFQRVDMRTRAFSIHPSKVKSRDDAVVSLGADVQFRVCDPVLSVLSVQDLNFVIQHTAENLLAQSLGRKYLREIHGDRVRIGEHLKEDINEQVKPWGVCVERVDLLLEAVLRSHEENVNVSLAPQVVTPSGGLEQLIMQFVSIAKQSSATNTTSSTTSSADISLQQMLSRLDGTLSESLVSEVGSSYQLYVTLHGGERAAYFLDLTSGSGRSGWGVLTCPADVTIEITEEDLLSLIKGDLNPLTAYTTGRLHVMGDLQTALRLEKVLRMIMRT; this is encoded by the exons ATGTGGAGCCAATATAAATACAAAGCTCTTCCCCTGGGGTTGGATGGATCTCCCCCATCGCAATCTGCAAAATCAG CTGCCTCTGACACATGGCTGGTATGGAGTGGTCACATTGGGATTACTTGTCTATCATTCTTATGTCTCATCATCACCTTGCCAATATCTATATGGTGTTTCATAAAG GTCGTGCCTGTTTATGAAAGGGTAGTAATATTTCGGCTTGGCAGGGTGCGACCAGCCAGAGGTCCAGGGCTGGTCCTGCTTCTCCCTCTTATTGACCAGTTTCAGAGAGTAGACATGAGAACAAGAGCATTTAGCATACACCCATCTAAG GTGAAGTCAAGGGATGATGCGGTGGTGTCCTTGGGAGCAGATGTTCAGTTTAGAGTATGTGACCCCGTGCTGTCTGTACTATCTGTCCAGGATCTTAACTTTGTAATCCAGCACACAGCAGAGAACCTGCTGGCACAAAGCCTGGGGCGCAAATATCTCCGAGAGATTCATGGTGACCGGGTGCGGATAGGAGAGCATCTTAAG GAAGATATTAACGAGCAGGTGAAACCATGGGGTGTTTGTGTTGAACGTGTAGATCTGTTGCTGGAAGCTGTCTTACGATCTCATGAAGAAAATGTGAATGTTTCTCTCGCCCCACAAGTTGTGACTCCCAGTGGTGGATTGGAGCAGCTGATCATGCAGTTTGTCTCAATAGCCAAGCAAAGTTCAGCAACAAATACCACCTCGTCTACTACCTCATCTGCAG ATATCTCATTACAGCAGATGCTATCTCGGCTGGATGGAACCCTGTCTGAATCATTGGTCTCTGAAGTGGGATCCTCATATCAACTATATGTAACTCTACATGGTGGAGAGAGAGCTGCATATTTCCTTGATCTAACATCAG GATCTGGTCGTTCTGGGTGGGGAGTTCTCACCTGTCCCGCAGATGTTACAATAGAGATTACAGAAGAAGATCTCCTGTCTCTCATTAAGGGAGATTTGAATCCCCTGACTGCATACACAACAGGTCGCTTGCACGTTATGGGAGACCTGCAGACTGCTCTACGTCTAGAGAAGGTCCTACGGATGATAATGAGGACTTAA